Genomic DNA from Bacteroidota bacterium:
ATGAGAAAATAATGCATCAACAATACCTTTAACGTTGAATCATTTTTCCATAGCCCTGCTTTTCAAATCTGCAGGCATTTTTTCAATGGCATAGCGCAAAGCGGTACGGGGCATAACAGCTTTATTTTTCATCACATAGTCAAAAACCTTATCCTGGTTTGCCTGACTGACGACTTTAAGCACCCAGCCGTAACCTTTCTGCACCAGATCTTCCTTGTCCATGAGCAAAATATCAGCAATCTCAAAAATATCATCCAAAAACTTGCCCTTTCGGGCAGGAACAATCAAAGATACAGCCGCTGCCCGGCGAATCCACCGGTTGTTCGACCTTGCAAAATCCTTTAGCCGTTCAATATATCCGGGATACATTTCAATAAATTCCCCTACCGTGTGGTTACATAGGGTATCGCAACTTGCCCAATTATCCACATACTGGTTTATCCATCTTTCAAATAGTTGAAAATCCTCCGGTTTATATTCTTTATGAAC
This window encodes:
- a CDS encoding DNA alkylation repair protein — protein: MEKLLEKIREELKNNSDEKTLASSQRFFKETIKSYGVKVPVVNKISKEFYKLIDPRTKTKIFELCECLWQSGYWEESIIACNWSYTVHKEYKPEDFQLFERWINQYVDNWASCDTLCNHTVGEFIEMYPGYIERLKDFARSNNRWIRRAAAVSLIVPARKGKFLDDIFEIADILLMDKEDLVQKGYGWVLKVVSQANQDKVFDYVMKNKAVMPRTALRYAIEKMPADLKSRAMEK